From one Zhongshania sp. R06B22 genomic stretch:
- a CDS encoding tellurite resistance TerB family protein yields MNLQTLLQQFMGPGQAQEPTSFGQGSPLGQAKEGIGQLASGLPGGLAGGAAAGGLVALLVGNKKARKFAGKAATVGGAALLGGVAYSAFKNWKQSSSQTHSAPQALASISQSSFEATAAINDNFQLTLIKAMIAAARADSEIDSKEQDKIFDAVDKIQLAPEMKSQVFDLLRKPPTIEELVRETNTLEQKTEVYLISCFAIDVDHPSEREYLSQLEQALRLPAGLAQHLEQQSAVSLA; encoded by the coding sequence ATGAATTTACAGACATTACTGCAGCAATTTATGGGACCCGGTCAAGCGCAAGAGCCGACATCATTCGGCCAGGGTAGTCCCCTAGGTCAGGCTAAAGAAGGCATTGGTCAACTCGCCTCCGGTTTACCCGGAGGCCTTGCCGGCGGCGCCGCTGCCGGGGGCTTGGTCGCTCTTTTAGTGGGGAATAAAAAGGCCCGAAAATTTGCCGGCAAAGCTGCAACTGTAGGTGGCGCAGCATTACTGGGCGGAGTAGCCTACAGCGCGTTTAAGAACTGGAAACAGTCTTCTAGTCAAACACATAGCGCCCCCCAAGCACTGGCGTCTATTAGTCAAAGCAGCTTTGAAGCTACCGCAGCGATCAATGACAACTTTCAGCTAACTCTAATCAAGGCAATGATAGCGGCAGCTAGGGCAGATTCAGAGATTGATTCGAAAGAGCAAGACAAGATTTTTGATGCCGTCGATAAAATCCAGTTGGCACCAGAGATGAAAAGCCAAGTATTCGATTTATTACGCAAGCCGCCCACCATCGAGGAGCTAGTTCGAGAGACAAATACCCTTGAACAAAAAACAGAGGTTTACTTGATTTCGTGCTTCGCCATCGACGTGGACCACCCGAGTGAGCGCGAATATTTAAGTCAACTTGAACAAGCCCTCAGATTACCAGCCGGCTTAGCGCAACACCTGGAACAACAATCCGCTGTAAGTCTGGCCTAG
- a CDS encoding Bax inhibitor-1/YccA family protein, with translation MDNKMIYEAAKTGNPSSTYAQNAVLRNTYILLSMTLLFSGAVAGLSMALNLPHPGLILTLVGYFGLLYATSKFRNSGLGIVCVFALTGFMGFTLGPILNAYMSLANGGQIIMNAMGATGLIFLGLSSYVLTTKKDFSFMGGFLAVGILVGFLAAIGAYFFEIAALSLAVSAMFVLLMSGLILYETSNIINGGETNYIMATTTLFVAIFNLFTSLLHLMGFMNDE, from the coding sequence ATGGACAACAAAATGATTTATGAGGCGGCTAAGACCGGTAATCCGAGCTCTACATACGCCCAGAACGCAGTGCTTAGAAACACCTATATATTGCTTTCGATGACGCTGTTATTCAGCGGCGCTGTCGCCGGTCTTTCTATGGCACTAAACCTACCACATCCCGGTCTAATTCTGACTCTGGTGGGCTACTTTGGTCTGTTGTACGCAACCTCAAAGTTCCGCAACAGCGGCTTGGGCATTGTCTGCGTATTCGCACTGACCGGCTTTATGGGTTTCACGCTCGGGCCGATACTAAATGCCTATATGAGTTTAGCAAACGGCGGTCAGATCATCATGAACGCAATGGGAGCAACCGGGCTTATCTTCCTTGGACTCTCTAGCTACGTTCTAACTACCAAGAAAGACTTCAGCTTTATGGGCGGCTTTCTGGCTGTTGGGATCCTGGTGGGCTTCCTCGCGGCGATAGGCGCTTATTTCTTTGAAATAGCGGCATTATCTTTAGCGGTATCGGCGATGTTTGTGCTGCTAATGTCTGGTCTTATTCTGTATGAAACTAGCAATATCATCAACGGCGGTGAAACCAATTACATCATGGCAACGACCACACTTTTCGTCGCAATATTTAATTTATTCACCAGTCTGCTTCACCTTATGGGTTTTATGAACGACGAATAG
- a CDS encoding HPF/RaiA family ribosome-associated protein encodes MRINLKLRHVSINQGLEEYVRRRMDFALATRYPQTHQIDVTLSDINGPRGGEDKRCQVRIMIAGQRDIVIDDVQDNWQVAIDKAASRANRTLTRRLAKSRSKNNRPSDRFNNWQDTSIEAESEDYLYAAGEH; translated from the coding sequence ATGAGAATTAATTTGAAGCTTCGCCATGTCTCTATTAATCAGGGCCTGGAAGAGTACGTGCGGCGGCGGATGGATTTCGCCCTGGCGACTAGATACCCACAGACACATCAAATCGATGTCACGCTGTCGGATATAAATGGCCCGCGAGGGGGTGAAGACAAACGCTGCCAAGTACGAATCATGATCGCAGGCCAGCGCGACATTGTCATAGATGATGTTCAAGACAATTGGCAAGTAGCTATCGATAAAGCAGCAAGTCGCGCCAACAGAACATTGACAAGACGTCTGGCTAAATCGCGTAGCAAAAATAATCGGCCCAGCGACCGATTCAATAATTGGCAGGATACTTCAATTGAAGCTGAATCCGAAGATTATCTATATGCAGCAGGAGAACACTAA
- a CDS encoding LysR family transcriptional regulator: MNKLKAMYHLCCIAETGSFSAAAKLANAPVSTVSRSIQALESELGAELLKRSTRHVALTEIGKIYLNESKDILAAIDRAEGRVGSYQNAPSGVLRISALPSYAEFRLLPLLEEFQSRYPKIVLDLELSNQATELHRDGADIAIRGGSKPKGRVIAQRLEDNTHRLCASTSYINKFGTPQTIAELSHHRALLYRSPVQVLHWHVKSHGTWERININTAQISNSLRVIRQGLLADQGMAMLPTWSIEEEIADGRLRWVPMQETLSIIASNPTSSIYMLYQQPQYTIPKIKVAVDYFKQHL, encoded by the coding sequence ATGAACAAACTTAAAGCGATGTATCACCTTTGCTGTATCGCCGAGACCGGGAGTTTCAGTGCGGCTGCCAAGCTGGCAAACGCGCCGGTGTCGACCGTCTCCCGCAGTATTCAAGCGCTTGAGTCCGAGCTCGGTGCCGAGCTATTAAAGCGCAGCACTCGCCATGTGGCCCTGACTGAAATTGGCAAGATTTATCTCAATGAATCGAAAGACATACTGGCCGCTATCGATAGAGCCGAGGGTAGAGTAGGAAGCTACCAAAATGCGCCATCTGGAGTGCTGCGTATCAGCGCCCTGCCGTCCTATGCCGAATTCCGCCTGCTGCCACTCTTGGAAGAGTTTCAATCTCGTTACCCGAAAATAGTGCTTGATCTCGAGCTTTCTAATCAAGCCACTGAGCTCCATCGCGATGGCGCCGACATCGCGATTCGCGGCGGCAGTAAACCCAAAGGCAGGGTTATTGCGCAACGATTAGAAGACAATACTCATCGTCTGTGCGCATCAACATCCTACATCAATAAATTTGGTACACCACAAACCATTGCCGAGCTAAGCCATCATCGCGCTTTGCTGTATCGCAGCCCCGTGCAAGTATTACATTGGCACGTGAAGTCTCACGGAACGTGGGAGCGCATTAATATCAACACCGCGCAAATTAGCAATAGCTTACGTGTTATTCGGCAGGGTCTCTTAGCAGATCAGGGCATGGCGATGTTGCCGACCTGGAGTATTGAAGAAGAAATAGCCGATGGCCGACTGCGGTGGGTGCCTATGCAAGAAACCCTATCCATCATCGCTAGCAACCCCACCAGCAGCATCTATATGCTATATCAGCAACCGCAATACACCATTCCCAAAATAAAGGTGGCGGTCGACTATTTTAAGCAACACCTCTAA
- a CDS encoding NADH:flavin oxidoreductase: MNASALFTPFEIGKLKLANRTVMAPMTRGFSPNGIPTDDVAEYYRKRAEGGVGLIITEGTLINHPAATDNTSYPSFFGEEALAGWKKVVDAVHSVGGKIMPQIWHVGAVRRPGTGPFPEALSASPSGLVSKDKKVFEALTIEEVEGLVADYAEAAFEAKKIGFDGVEIHGAHGYLIDQFFWADTNVRTDRYGGSLAARSQFAIEIVKAVRERCGEDFPIVFRWSQWKQQDYDARLTNTPEELAEFLKPLSDAGVDIFHCSQRRFWEPEFEGSDMNLAGWTKKITGKPTISVGSVGLNQEFLSSFRGEGAEVVNIDKLLEKMNNDEFDLIAIGRTLLSNPDWVNKVRDGLIDQLKPFTQDDIGRLL; encoded by the coding sequence ATGAACGCCAGTGCTTTATTCACGCCCTTCGAAATAGGCAAACTTAAGCTTGCTAACCGTACTGTGATGGCCCCAATGACCCGGGGCTTTTCACCTAACGGTATTCCCACTGATGATGTTGCGGAATACTATCGCAAGCGCGCCGAAGGCGGAGTTGGCTTAATCATTACCGAAGGCACGCTTATTAATCATCCTGCAGCGACCGACAACACGAGCTATCCGTCGTTTTTTGGTGAAGAGGCCTTGGCTGGCTGGAAAAAAGTGGTTGATGCGGTGCATTCTGTTGGCGGTAAAATCATGCCGCAAATCTGGCATGTGGGTGCAGTTCGCCGCCCCGGTACAGGCCCCTTTCCTGAGGCGCTGTCGGCATCGCCGTCAGGCCTAGTGTCAAAAGATAAGAAGGTGTTTGAGGCGCTGACCATTGAAGAAGTTGAAGGTTTGGTCGCCGATTATGCCGAAGCCGCTTTCGAGGCGAAAAAAATCGGCTTTGATGGCGTTGAGATTCACGGCGCTCACGGTTATCTAATAGATCAGTTTTTCTGGGCGGACACCAATGTGCGCACCGACAGATACGGCGGTAGTTTAGCTGCGCGCAGCCAATTTGCCATCGAGATTGTGAAGGCCGTGCGCGAGCGCTGTGGTGAGGATTTCCCTATCGTGTTCCGTTGGTCGCAATGGAAGCAACAAGATTACGACGCGCGCCTAACCAATACACCGGAAGAGCTAGCTGAATTTTTAAAACCCTTAAGTGATGCCGGCGTCGATATATTTCACTGCAGCCAGCGTCGTTTCTGGGAGCCTGAGTTCGAAGGCTCTGATATGAATTTAGCGGGCTGGACAAAAAAGATTACCGGCAAACCGACTATCAGCGTTGGTAGTGTTGGTCTGAATCAAGAGTTTCTTAGCTCGTTTCGCGGTGAGGGAGCGGAGGTTGTCAATATCGACAAGCTACTTGAAAAAATGAACAATGATGAATTCGACTTAATTGCGATTGGACGTACCTTGCTCTCCAATCCTGACTGGGTGAACAAGGTAAGAGACGGCTTGATAGATCAACTCAAGCCATTTACACAAGATGATATTGGTCGCTTACTGTAA
- a CDS encoding YkgJ family cysteine cluster protein — protein MKIAATIIEDSSVTCDRCRASCCRLEVMLISETGVPEKYIQRDEWGGGVMARLEDGWCAALDRDTMLCTIYENRPFICGDFAAGSYECLEEHEPR, from the coding sequence ATGAAGATTGCGGCCACAATAATTGAAGACAGCAGCGTGACCTGCGACCGTTGTCGCGCTTCGTGCTGTCGTTTAGAAGTGATGCTGATAAGCGAAACTGGCGTTCCCGAAAAATATATACAGCGTGATGAGTGGGGTGGTGGGGTGATGGCGCGTCTGGAAGATGGCTGGTGCGCGGCACTAGACCGCGACACCATGTTGTGTACAATTTATGAAAATAGACCGTTTATCTGCGGTGATTTTGCCGCCGGTTCCTATGAGTGTTTAGAAGAGCACGAACCGCGTTAA
- a CDS encoding TPM domain-containing protein, which yields MALLNQQEQAQVAEAIANVERITDAELVTVLAPQADDYTYIPLLWASILALLLPGAVNYFGQWADIHQLILSQWGGFIALAILFRLPQIQTRLIPRAVRHWRASNLARRQFLEQNLHHTKGETGMLIFVSEAERYVEILVDRGISAKIPDVFWETIVNRFTARVAQNETAQGFIECIASCGEELQRQIPASGEKNELPNHLIILD from the coding sequence ATGGCTTTATTGAACCAACAGGAACAGGCGCAGGTCGCGGAGGCCATAGCCAATGTTGAGCGCATTACCGACGCGGAGTTAGTGACGGTACTCGCGCCTCAGGCAGACGACTACACCTACATTCCATTGCTTTGGGCTAGTATCTTGGCGCTACTGCTGCCGGGCGCAGTAAATTACTTCGGCCAATGGGCTGATATACATCAGCTTATTTTAAGTCAGTGGGGAGGATTTATTGCCCTGGCGATACTTTTCCGACTACCGCAAATTCAGACGCGGTTGATTCCTCGCGCGGTGCGTCACTGGCGGGCAAGTAATTTGGCAAGACGACAGTTTTTAGAACAAAACCTGCATCACACCAAGGGCGAAACCGGGATGCTAATTTTTGTCTCGGAAGCCGAGCGCTACGTTGAAATATTAGTTGATCGCGGGATATCGGCGAAAATTCCAGATGTCTTTTGGGAGACCATCGTGAATCGATTTACCGCAAGAGTTGCTCAAAATGAAACCGCGCAAGGCTTTATAGAGTGTATAGCGTCCTGCGGGGAAGAATTACAGCGGCAAATACCTGCCAGCGGAGAGAAAAATGAGTTGCCGAATCATCTGATTATTTTAGATTAA
- a CDS encoding TPM domain-containing protein: protein MRYLLLLCCLMFGLSAFAAEPEFPKLSGRVVDNAQLLSAATTQNLNKQLAAQEQRTGNQLVVVTLNDLQGYDIADFGFQLGRHWGIGQKDTNNGALLIIAKQERKMRIEVGYGLEGKLTDARSAQIIQQILSPAFKTGDFNGGVTRAVEAMISLIDGKAVAVPKKQSSNKESPPALGFLMFIAIIFMMMGGGRGRGRSGLLGGLLLGSALGRGGSGGFGGGGFGGGGFGGGGGGFGGGGASGGW from the coding sequence ATGAGATATTTGCTATTACTCTGCTGTCTTATGTTCGGTCTATCGGCCTTTGCTGCCGAACCGGAGTTTCCCAAACTTAGCGGCCGGGTGGTGGATAATGCCCAGCTGCTATCCGCAGCGACGACCCAAAACCTCAATAAGCAACTTGCAGCCCAGGAGCAACGCACCGGCAATCAGCTTGTCGTCGTGACCCTCAACGATCTGCAAGGCTACGATATTGCTGACTTTGGCTTTCAGCTAGGTCGGCATTGGGGTATTGGCCAAAAGGACACCAATAACGGCGCGCTGCTGATCATAGCCAAGCAAGAACGCAAAATGCGTATTGAGGTTGGCTACGGTTTAGAAGGCAAGCTGACCGACGCCCGCAGCGCGCAAATCATCCAACAAATTCTGAGCCCTGCATTTAAAACCGGTGACTTTAATGGCGGCGTTACTCGTGCGGTTGAAGCAATGATTTCGCTTATAGATGGCAAGGCAGTGGCCGTGCCCAAAAAACAGAGCTCAAACAAGGAGTCGCCACCCGCACTAGGCTTCCTGATGTTCATCGCCATTATATTTATGATGATGGGCGGCGGTCGTGGTCGCGGCCGAAGTGGCCTACTAGGCGGTTTACTGCTGGGTTCGGCCCTGGGTCGCGGTGGTAGTGGCGGCTTCGGCGGTGGCGGTTTTGGAGGCGGAGGCTTCGGCGGCGGTGGCGGCGGTTTTGGCGGTGGAGGTGCCTCCGGCGGCTGGTAA
- a CDS encoding LemA family protein, producing MHAATSFARRNYTLFILLFATLLLSGCGINNIPRMDEEAKAAWAQVENQYQRRADLIPNLVSTVKGFAAQEQETLTAVIEARSKATSIQVDANTLDNPEQLKKFEAAQSQLSGALSRLMMVSERYPDLKSNQNFLALQSQLEGTENRISVARRDFILAVSRYNTEIRTFPGKIWHSIMYSDLKQREPFTATTPDAEQAPQVTF from the coding sequence ATGCACGCTGCAACGTCCTTTGCTCGCCGCAACTACACCCTATTCATTTTACTATTCGCCACCTTGCTGCTGTCCGGCTGCGGTATTAACAATATTCCACGCATGGATGAAGAGGCTAAAGCTGCCTGGGCTCAAGTGGAGAACCAGTACCAGCGCCGCGCTGACCTTATCCCCAACTTAGTATCTACTGTGAAGGGTTTTGCCGCTCAGGAGCAGGAAACCCTGACAGCGGTAATTGAGGCGCGCTCCAAGGCGACGTCGATCCAGGTAGATGCCAACACCCTCGACAACCCTGAACAATTAAAGAAATTTGAAGCGGCACAGTCCCAGCTTAGCGGCGCACTCAGCCGTTTGATGATGGTGTCTGAGCGTTACCCAGACTTAAAGTCCAATCAAAATTTCTTAGCTCTGCAGTCGCAGCTAGAGGGCACTGAAAACCGAATCAGCGTCGCTCGACGCGATTTTATCCTTGCCGTTAGCCGCTACAACACCGAGATTCGTACCTTTCCCGGCAAGATTTGGCACAGCATAATGTATAGCGACCTGAAACAACGGGAGCCCTTTACGGCAACCACACCAGATGCTGAACAAGCCCCGCAGGTTACGTTTTAA
- a CDS encoding ATP-grasp domain-containing protein — translation MAWISFDIFRTLGFGDTLQLKPEQIFNHKDDISSADWVLFPQYWQLNALIYGLKAKVFPSQASYLLGHNKIEMTRAFEVVAPANIPHTEIRANTPSNADELWELMLHPFVAKLPKATQGSGVWLIQTRSDWKAYLQRSDILYVQEYLPINRDIRVEIIGDQVISAYWRLQSDQGFYNNVAKGGVIDHSPIPAQAINLALHLATSLDINHAGFDIAMVGDHPYVFEFNRLFGNQGLEGGDKKIRDAIIDYLNRQQQPTRPNFPKAPANKDKPLPRVA, via the coding sequence ATGGCGTGGATATCTTTCGACATTTTTCGCACCTTGGGTTTTGGCGATACCCTGCAGCTAAAGCCCGAACAAATTTTTAATCATAAAGATGATATCAGCAGTGCCGACTGGGTTTTATTTCCTCAGTACTGGCAACTCAACGCCTTAATTTACGGGCTGAAAGCCAAAGTGTTTCCCAGCCAGGCCAGCTACCTATTGGGCCACAATAAAATTGAAATGACCCGCGCCTTTGAAGTGGTGGCACCGGCCAATATTCCCCACACTGAAATTCGCGCCAACACCCCCAGCAATGCCGACGAGTTATGGGAGCTGATGCTTCACCCCTTTGTTGCCAAACTCCCCAAGGCCACACAGGGCAGTGGTGTGTGGTTAATCCAAACTCGCAGCGATTGGAAAGCCTATTTGCAGCGCAGCGATATTTTGTATGTGCAGGAATACCTGCCCATTAATCGTGATATCCGCGTTGAGATTATTGGCGACCAAGTCATTTCTGCCTACTGGCGCTTACAATCTGATCAGGGTTTTTATAATAACGTCGCCAAGGGCGGCGTAATTGATCATAGCCCTATACCTGCCCAAGCGATTAATTTAGCACTGCATTTGGCCACCAGCCTGGACATAAATCACGCTGGCTTTGATATTGCCATGGTGGGTGATCATCCCTATGTTTTTGAATTTAATCGCCTGTTCGGCAATCAAGGCCTTGAAGGCGGCGACAAGAAAATTCGTGATGCGATTATTGACTATCTCAACCGCCAACAGCAGCCAACCCGCCCGAACTTCCCCAAAGCCCCAGCCAACAAAGACAAGCCCCTGCCACGGGTCGCGTAA
- a CDS encoding DUF2959 domain-containing protein gives MQATIKIKINNDLGHPMRFLMLLVAITATISISGCESTYYNAMEKVGVHKRDILVDRVGEAKESQQDAQKQFKDALSEFRSVVSFDGGDLESHYNRLNSEFEDSEAAAKDLTSRIDKVESVAEALFDEWQDELKLYSNDRLRSDSATKLQATKRQYASLIKSMRRAEKSVDPVLNALRDNVLYLKHNLNASAIGALKGELAGIDRNVQQLLSAMETAINESDAFIKQLK, from the coding sequence ATGCAAGCTACCATTAAGATCAAAATCAATAATGACCTAGGACACCCGATGCGCTTTTTGATGCTGCTAGTTGCCATAACCGCCACGATTTCAATAAGCGGCTGTGAATCCACTTATTACAATGCCATGGAGAAAGTGGGCGTGCATAAGCGCGATATATTGGTGGACAGGGTTGGTGAGGCCAAGGAATCCCAACAAGATGCTCAGAAGCAATTTAAAGATGCGCTAAGCGAGTTTCGGTCAGTGGTGAGTTTTGACGGCGGCGATTTAGAGAGTCATTACAATCGATTGAATAGTGAATTTGAAGACAGCGAAGCCGCTGCTAAGGATCTCACTAGCCGAATTGATAAGGTAGAGTCAGTGGCTGAGGCCTTGTTCGATGAGTGGCAAGACGAACTCAAGCTTTACAGCAATGACCGCCTGCGCAGCGACAGCGCCACTAAGCTCCAAGCCACCAAGCGCCAGTACGCTAGTTTGATTAAGTCTATGCGCCGCGCCGAGAAGAGTGTTGACCCGGTATTGAACGCGCTGCGCGATAATGTGCTGTATCTCAAACATAATCTCAACGCCTCGGCGATTGGCGCACTGAAGGGCGAATTGGCCGGTATCGACCGCAATGTGCAGCAATTGCTCAGCGCGATGGAGACTGCCATCAATGAATCTGACGCCTTTATTAAGCAGCTAAAATAG
- a CDS encoding TetR/AcrR family transcriptional regulator, producing MARPLQFDRQQALNAAMQVFWLQGYSASSMQLLLDAMHINRGSLYAAFGDKAGLFKEVIDHYQRDMQGIVFEILANKDNPAQGIRDVFEITLFMLNHDEMAMGCLLVNTVNELSAIDADLRDYASEKLSLVEGAFIKACERAQTQKQMNTTISADEAGKMLMTCMIGLRVQSRRGVAESHLRQSIAPLLDLLMPA from the coding sequence ATGGCCAGACCGCTACAGTTCGACCGTCAACAGGCACTGAATGCCGCCATGCAGGTTTTCTGGTTGCAGGGCTATTCCGCAAGCTCAATGCAGCTATTGCTCGACGCTATGCACATAAATCGCGGCAGCCTTTATGCAGCCTTCGGTGATAAAGCCGGGCTATTTAAAGAAGTGATCGATCACTATCAGCGTGATATGCAGGGCATAGTGTTTGAAATTTTGGCCAATAAAGATAATCCAGCGCAGGGCATTCGTGACGTATTTGAAATAACCCTATTTATGCTAAATCATGACGAGATGGCAATGGGCTGTTTACTGGTTAATACCGTTAACGAACTCTCGGCTATCGATGCTGACTTAAGGGATTACGCTTCAGAAAAACTAAGCTTAGTCGAGGGGGCCTTTATCAAGGCCTGCGAGCGCGCCCAGACACAGAAGCAAATGAACACGACGATAAGCGCAGACGAGGCCGGAAAAATGCTAATGACCTGCATGATTGGCCTGCGCGTGCAGAGCCGACGAGGGGTAGCAGAATCGCATTTGCGTCAGAGTATTGCCCCGCTACTTGATCTGTTGATGCCCGCCTAA
- a CDS encoding redoxin domain-containing protein codes for MNRLKSLFISAWMTLLFAGAVRSGWELYNHPSSITWYWVLLSMATPLVFFGWVFTGNVARTQTATKVIFGVTVLCLLGAALSPSPTLEALAWILSIGVIGSAMYEWWYSSFGDRSNEILSVGQTLPALEFIAADGSAIRTQELNKPMLMIFYRGNWCPLCMAQIKEIAGQYRELAAKGVEIMLISPQPQSHTASLAQRFDAPMSFLVDKDNAMAKRLGIVALNGLPAGLEVLGYESDTVLPTVIMTNVSGKILFADLTDNYRVRPEPETFLEVFAQAGI; via the coding sequence ATGAACCGTTTAAAGTCACTATTTATATCCGCATGGATGACCCTACTTTTTGCAGGAGCGGTGCGCAGCGGATGGGAGCTTTACAACCATCCCAGCAGTATTACTTGGTACTGGGTATTGCTCAGCATGGCCACTCCGCTGGTGTTTTTTGGCTGGGTTTTTACCGGCAATGTGGCTCGCACCCAAACGGCCACTAAAGTAATTTTTGGGGTCACAGTGCTTTGCTTGCTTGGGGCGGCGCTATCCCCCAGCCCCACACTAGAAGCCCTAGCCTGGATTTTAAGCATTGGGGTGATAGGAAGCGCCATGTATGAATGGTGGTATTCCAGTTTTGGTGACCGAAGCAACGAAATACTCAGCGTTGGGCAAACATTACCGGCCTTAGAATTTATCGCCGCCGATGGCAGCGCCATTAGAACCCAAGAACTCAATAAGCCGATGCTGATGATTTTCTATCGCGGCAACTGGTGTCCGCTGTGTATGGCCCAAATTAAAGAGATCGCGGGGCAGTATCGGGAGCTGGCCGCTAAAGGTGTGGAAATAATGCTTATCAGTCCGCAGCCGCAAAGCCACACCGCTTCGCTGGCACAGCGCTTTGATGCGCCAATGTCCTTCTTAGTAGATAAAGATAATGCCATGGCTAAACGCTTGGGTATCGTCGCACTCAATGGTTTACCGGCGGGCTTGGAGGTCTTGGGTTATGAAAGCGACACCGTCTTGCCCACCGTCATTATGACGAATGTTAGCGGCAAGATATTATTTGCGGATCTTACCGATAATTATCGCGTAAGACCGGAGCCAGAAACCTTTTTAGAAGTGTTTGCCCAAGCGGGTATTTGA